The region AAAGATTATTGTTCAAATTTAGATAATCTAAGTGACATTAATTATGAAAGTAGATGTGAGTTTTACAATATTGCAGATATAGATGAAGAGTTACAGCTTGATTTTTCACAGTATTTATATGATTCACTAGGTTCACAAATTTTTTATCATAAATTGGCTCAAAAAGTATCTTATGAAAATACAAGTAATCGTTTTGGCGAACTTGAAAATGAACTAGATTATCAAATAGCATCTGGCATAAAATTATATAACAATATGTTTTATAATTATGAACAAAATAAATTTTCTAAAATTTACAACCAATTAGTTTTTGGAGGAGATGCTATTAGTGTTTCATTAGCGCATCTTTATAAAGATACATTTTTAGACAAAACTTCAACCTATACACCATATACAAGTTATTTGACATCAAGTGCTAGTTATGCTTATAATAGACACTATTCATACAATGTTTCGTATAATTATGACATTGAAAACAGTATTAAAAAAAGTTTTAGTATTGGATTTTTATATCAAAAAAGATGCTGGGATTTTGGTTTAAAATATCTTGAAAATAATAGACCTGTACTTACTAGCGATGGTTCTACTTCAATATATGATAAATACATATACTTTACGATAGTATTGAGACCAATGATGAGTTCAAATAGTGGACCATTGTTTGAGTACAAACTACCCGATGAAGAACAGTAAGGACTCTTAAATATGAAAAAATATAAAAATATCCTTAAAAACAGAGAAGATGCGGCGCATAAATTAATAGATGTTATACCTATGCAGAGGCTAAAAGAAGAGGCTTGGTCTATTGTAGCTGTCTCTAAAGGTGGGCTTGAACTTGCATATTTTATAAGAAATAAACTTCCAAATACTCTTGATTTTTTATTTTCAGAAGCTATTATGGCACCAAATAATGATGAATGTGAGATAGCAAGAGTTAGTGAGAGAGAAGAAATAGTTATAAATGAGCAATTAGTAAATACATTTGGTATCCAATATGACTATATTTATGGAGAAGCTCACAGAAAACATGAAGAACAAATTCTGAGTTATATATATAAATATAGAAAAGGAAGACCTTTTTCTTCTATAAAAGATAAAATTGTTCTTTTAGTAGATGAGGGAAGTGAAACAGGAATGAAGTTTATGACTGCACTAAAGACTGTTTTAGCGATGAAACCAAAAGCAGTCTATATAGCAGTAGCAGTTTTACCTAGTGACACTTTAGAGTTGCTAGAACCATTTGCAGATGATATATTTTTTCTATATGATATAGATGATTATGTTGAAACTGCACTTTATTATGAAGAGTTAGAAAATGTTGAAGAAGAAAAATTGGAAAAATACTTAGGAGCAAAGAATGAAATATGATATTAGTATAGAGTTAGAAAATAGAGTAGAGGATTACTCATTTGGGGATGTAGCAAGACAAGCAAATGGTTCTGCATGGTTAAAATCAGGCGATAGCGTAATACTTGCAACAGTAGTTATAGATGAGACAGAGATAGTTAAAGATGATTTTTTACCTTTAACAGTTCAATATATTGAAAAAACATATGCAGCAGGTAAAATTCCTGGCGGATTTTTTAAACGTGAAACAAAACCAAGTGATTTTGAAACTTTAACTTCTCGCATAGTTGATCGTTCTCTTCGTCCACTTTTTCCAAAAGGCTTTGGGCATCCGACTCAAATTACTATTATGGTTTTTAGTGCAGACTCAGATGCTGACTTACAAGTTTTAGCATTAAATGCCGCTTCTGCCGCACTTTATACTTCAAACATAGATATAAATACATCAGTTTCTGCTGTAAGAGCAGCTAAAATTGATGGCGAACTTATACTAAATCCAACATTGGATGAGCTTAAAAAATCTACTTTAGATTTATACTTATCAGGTACAAAAAAAGATCTTCTTATGATAGAGATGCGTTCATTTGGTTCAAATGAAACACAGATGGAAGAAAATTATATTATAGACCCAATGATTGATCCTACTATGAGCACTCCAAGTATTTTAGTTCATAAATCAAATGCAGTTTGTGAAGATGAATTGATTGAAATTTTTGAAAAAACTCAAGATGCACTC is a window of uncultured Sulfurimonas sp. DNA encoding:
- a CDS encoding phosphoribosyltransferase family protein → MKKYKNILKNREDAAHKLIDVIPMQRLKEEAWSIVAVSKGGLELAYFIRNKLPNTLDFLFSEAIMAPNNDECEIARVSEREEIVINEQLVNTFGIQYDYIYGEAHRKHEEQILSYIYKYRKGRPFSSIKDKIVLLVDEGSETGMKFMTALKTVLAMKPKAVYIAVAVLPSDTLELLEPFADDIFFLYDIDDYVETALYYEELENVEEEKLEKYLGAKNEI